The following proteins are encoded in a genomic region of Trichocoleus sp.:
- a CDS encoding ABC transporter substrate-binding protein, with protein sequence MKRLTNCSKSYRSLLQRLGQSGTLGLLLLTTACGTGTQTTQTTTGDSPAASPVAGGSKTLGETVEGQLKLGTLLPITGDLAQYGTTMQDSTNLLVETVNACGGVLGKPIQLISEDDQTDPAAGAAGMTKLAEVDKVAGVVGAAGSAVSSAAVDIAVRNQVVQISPSSTSPVFTDRAQKGDFKGFWFRTAPPDTFQGDALAELAQQQGFKKVAVLSINNDYGNGLLQSFIPAFKKLGGTVVNESNPTKYAPDATTFDSELQSAFGSKPDAVLIIAYPETGSLILKSAQEQGSLGSTKVLLTDGMKTDKLADLAGKTSDGKFIASGVLGTAPSAGGPAIDQFRTTYNQKFNRSVNVYDPNSWDAAAVMVLAAEAAKSNTGAAVKDKIAQVANAPGEKVSDVCKALALVREGKDIDYQGASGPVDFNAEGDVVGSYDVWTIADDGKLQVKSTIQVGGS encoded by the coding sequence ATGAAGCGTTTGACAAACTGTTCTAAATCTTATCGATCGCTACTGCAACGGTTGGGGCAGAGCGGAACCCTTGGGCTACTGCTATTGACAACTGCCTGTGGCACTGGAACGCAAACAACCCAAACGACCACAGGAGACTCCCCAGCAGCATCTCCGGTCGCAGGAGGAAGTAAGACGCTTGGAGAAACGGTCGAAGGACAACTCAAACTCGGCACGCTCCTGCCCATCACAGGGGATCTGGCACAGTATGGAACCACGATGCAGGACAGCACTAACTTGCTGGTTGAGACAGTCAATGCTTGTGGGGGAGTGTTGGGTAAACCGATCCAACTAATTTCAGAAGACGATCAGACCGATCCGGCAGCGGGTGCTGCTGGTATGACAAAGCTGGCAGAAGTGGATAAAGTGGCTGGCGTTGTAGGGGCAGCAGGCAGTGCGGTATCCAGTGCAGCAGTGGATATTGCAGTTCGCAACCAGGTCGTACAAATCTCACCATCCAGCACTAGCCCAGTATTCACCGATCGGGCCCAAAAAGGCGACTTTAAAGGGTTCTGGTTCCGGACTGCGCCACCAGACACATTCCAGGGAGATGCGCTGGCAGAACTGGCACAACAGCAAGGCTTTAAAAAAGTGGCTGTGCTGTCCATTAACAATGACTACGGCAATGGCTTACTTCAGTCCTTTATTCCTGCCTTCAAAAAGCTAGGGGGGACAGTCGTCAATGAGTCGAACCCGACAAAATATGCACCCGATGCCACAACTTTTGATTCAGAACTGCAATCTGCTTTTGGCAGCAAGCCGGATGCTGTTCTCATCATTGCCTATCCTGAAACGGGCAGCCTTATTCTTAAGTCGGCTCAGGAACAGGGATCACTGGGCAGTACCAAAGTTCTGCTGACGGATGGCATGAAAACGGACAAACTCGCAGATCTGGCAGGCAAAACTTCAGACGGTAAGTTCATTGCATCTGGGGTTCTGGGGACGGCACCGAGCGCTGGTGGTCCGGCGATCGATCAGTTCCGCACTACTTACAACCAAAAATTCAATCGGTCAGTGAATGTCTACGATCCAAACTCCTGGGACGCAGCAGCAGTGATGGTTTTGGCGGCTGAGGCAGCCAAGTCAAACACGGGCGCAGCCGTGAAGGACAAGATTGCTCAGGTGGCGAATGCTCCGGGTGAAAAAGTCTCCGATGTTTGCAAAGCACTGGCGCTGGTGCGCGAAGGCAAAGACATTGATTACCAGGGAGCGAGTGGCCCGGTTGACTTTAACGCTGAAGGTGATGTTGTTGGTAGCTATGATGTCTGGACGATCGCAGATGATGGCAAGCTTCAGGTGAAATCTACAATTCAGGTTGGTGGTTCTTAG
- the tsaD gene encoding tRNA (adenosine(37)-N6)-threonylcarbamoyltransferase complex transferase subunit TsaD, with protein MTTVLAIETSCDETSVAIVQGRQVLSNVVSSQIKLHQQYGGVVPEVASRQHLETVNWVIDQAFQQANLGWDRIDGIAATCAPGLVGALLIGLTAGKTLAMLHQKPFLGIHHLEGHIYASYLSTPDLEPPFLCLLVSGGHTSLIYVKACGQYETLGQTRDDAAGEAFDKVARLLKLGYPGGPVIDRLAKEGNPQAFALPEGQISLPEGGFHPYDSSFSGLKTAVLRLTQKLEQRSKVLPVNDLAASFQDTVARSLTKRTIACALNYGLTTIAIGGGVAANSGLRHHLQTAAAAHHLRVLFPPLQFCTDNAAMIACAAADHLDRGHTSPLTIGVRSRMSLSEVMELYQLQG; from the coding sequence ATGACAACTGTCCTGGCAATCGAAACAAGCTGTGATGAAACTTCCGTGGCGATCGTTCAAGGTCGTCAGGTTTTGAGTAATGTCGTCTCGTCACAGATTAAGCTACATCAGCAGTACGGCGGAGTTGTGCCTGAAGTGGCATCTCGGCAGCATTTAGAGACAGTCAATTGGGTCATTGATCAGGCATTTCAGCAGGCAAATTTAGGCTGGGACAGGATTGATGGTATTGCCGCAACCTGTGCTCCCGGTCTTGTAGGAGCATTGCTCATTGGTTTAACCGCAGGCAAGACGCTGGCAATGCTGCACCAAAAACCTTTTCTGGGCATTCACCACCTAGAAGGGCACATCTACGCTTCCTACCTCAGTACCCCTGACCTGGAGCCGCCTTTCCTCTGTTTATTGGTTTCTGGCGGTCACACTAGCCTGATCTATGTTAAAGCCTGTGGTCAATACGAAACTTTGGGACAGACCCGCGATGACGCCGCCGGAGAAGCCTTTGATAAAGTGGCACGACTGCTGAAGTTGGGCTACCCCGGTGGACCTGTCATCGATCGCCTCGCCAAGGAAGGCAACCCCCAGGCGTTTGCGCTGCCCGAAGGACAAATCTCGCTGCCTGAAGGTGGCTTCCACCCCTATGATTCCAGCTTTAGCGGCTTGAAAACGGCAGTTCTACGTCTAACCCAAAAACTTGAGCAACGTTCCAAAGTGCTACCTGTTAACGATTTGGCTGCCAGCTTTCAAGATACCGTTGCCAGATCCTTAACCAAACGCACGATCGCCTGTGCTCTCAACTATGGCTTAACCACGATCGCCATTGGTGGGGGAGTTGCGGCAAACAGCGGATTACGTCACCATCTGCAAACTGCTGCCGCCGCTCATCATCTGCGCGTCCTCTTTCCGCCACTCCAGTTCTGTACAGACAATGCTGCAATGATCGCCTGCGCTGCCGCAGACCACCTCGATCGGGGACATACCTCTCCACTAACAATTGGGGTTCGATCGCGGATGTCCTTATCCGAGGTTATGGAGCTTTATCAATTGCAGGGATAG
- a CDS encoding Photosystem I reaction center subunit III codes for MRRLFALVVVLFLWVTFVPPASADIAGLTPCSESKAFLQRASQARTPQAKARFEAYANSQVLCGPEGLPHLIVDGRLSHAGEFLIPSILFLYIAGWIGWVGRSYLNIVRKDKNPEMKEVQIDVPLALKCALSGFAWPLAALKELTTGELTEADSKIPVSPR; via the coding sequence ATGCGAAGATTGTTTGCTCTCGTCGTTGTGCTATTTCTCTGGGTCACGTTTGTACCCCCGGCTTCAGCCGATATTGCTGGACTGACTCCTTGCAGCGAATCGAAAGCATTTTTGCAGCGTGCTTCTCAAGCCCGTACTCCTCAAGCCAAAGCCCGCTTTGAGGCCTATGCCAACTCTCAAGTTCTCTGCGGCCCTGAAGGTCTACCCCACTTGATTGTGGATGGTCGCCTTAGCCACGCCGGAGAGTTTCTGATCCCAAGTATCCTCTTCCTGTATATTGCAGGTTGGATTGGTTGGGTGGGTCGCTCTTATCTGAATATTGTTCGGAAAGACAAGAATCCTGAGATGAAGGAAGTCCAAATTGATGTGCCCCTTGCACTCAAATGTGCTTTGTCTGGATTCGCTTGGCCACTCGCAGCCTTGAAGGAACTGACCACGGGTGAGTTGACTGAAGCTGATAGCAAAATCCCGGTTTCGCCGCGCTAA
- a CDS encoding gamma-glutamylcyclotransferase, with translation MKRVFICGSALRGQPDHQNLQSAQFVREAKTQPLYRLHAAENGWHPAIYQVTEGGISIPGELYDLTPEQYEYLVSTEPPHMYPGDVSLDNGETATAMLYPHELVEQFNWPDISAHGGWAAYKASQGN, from the coding sequence ATGAAACGTGTATTTATTTGCGGCTCTGCACTCCGAGGACAGCCCGACCATCAAAACTTGCAATCTGCTCAATTTGTTCGTGAGGCGAAAACACAGCCGCTTTACCGTCTGCATGCTGCCGAAAACGGATGGCACCCTGCAATCTATCAAGTGACAGAAGGAGGTATTTCAATTCCTGGTGAACTCTATGATCTGACACCGGAGCAGTATGAGTACCTGGTTTCGACGGAGCCACCTCATATGTATCCTGGAGACGTGAGCCTGGACAACGGGGAAACTGCTACTGCAATGCTCTACCCTCATGAACTTGTGGAGCAATTTAACTGGCCTGATATTTCTGCTCATGGTGGATGGGCAGCTTATAAAGCGAGTCAAGGAAATTAG
- the psaJ gene encoding photosystem I reaction center subunit IX, whose amino-acid sequence MQYLVKYLSLAPVVLTVWMVITAGILIEFNRFFPDLLFHPMP is encoded by the coding sequence ATGCAATATCTTGTGAAATATCTTTCTTTAGCTCCCGTTGTGCTAACTGTTTGGATGGTAATTACTGCAGGAATTTTGATTGAATTCAATCGATTCTTCCCTGATTTGTTGTTCCATCCGATGCCCTAG
- a CDS encoding rhodanese-like domain-containing protein translates to MTDLQDTIVNAKDKLPDVTPTPPGFHSEATAYELKSRLEWGEPGLTILDVRNHEAFHDCRIMGAMTMPIDALPKIPENTIPKNRDIYVYGANDEETAEAARILRSAGFQRVAELKGGLQAWGELEGSVEGTATNVSPGPGAYNLGARLKDFAQEKAREKSMQE, encoded by the coding sequence ATGACAGACCTACAAGATACCATTGTAAACGCTAAAGATAAGCTACCAGACGTTACGCCGACTCCTCCTGGTTTTCATTCAGAAGCGACGGCATATGAACTCAAATCCCGTTTAGAATGGGGCGAACCTGGGCTGACAATTTTAGATGTACGTAATCATGAAGCATTTCACGATTGCCGCATTATGGGAGCAATGACAATGCCCATTGATGCTCTTCCCAAAATCCCAGAGAACACCATTCCCAAGAACCGTGATATTTACGTTTACGGTGCCAACGACGAAGAAACTGCTGAAGCTGCTCGGATCCTTCGTAGTGCTGGATTTCAGCGTGTTGCTGAGCTAAAAGGTGGACTGCAAGCTTGGGGCGAACTGGAAGGATCAGTTGAAGGTACAGCAACTAATGTTTCTCCCGGCCCTGGCGCATACAACCTGGGAGCACGTTTGAAGGACTTTGCTCAAGAAAAGGCGCGTGAGAAATCAATGCAGGAATAA
- a CDS encoding ABC transporter ATP-binding protein: protein MATFRDVVGYYRPYWSVALASTVGICVFQLIDLVTPYTMGQILNALSGQPVDWIVQSLANWVAGQTAHSPDRAFTIGALLGVIFLVTVVRAPIQPWISSWLNWSTALRARRDNFERSLEKLLSLPLKFYDDHNSGWVSSRITNGIINHTWAFGEVAGQLIPKLFRLLGIFVIVCFIEWKIAIVLITSFIVILTLNLRGIHHLIKQQKRVEQYRESTESRIAEIVTNIKTVKAFATERAELSKQRRRFDREFKVLQHRVHTGFVKLNCRQNVLVQLCVFLVLSFTLYAAIRQEISLGHFITTFTITNMAYAELSPIHGLIETLARRYVPMLHFHELMEQPLGVDSPLTSYTQSTPYQFQGKLHFHSLNFSYDPKHEVLHDINLLIEPCQTIALIGRSGSGKSTLMKLLFRYFEPDQGRILIDGDDIRSLDIAEYRRRLAIVHQDVDLFNGTLLDNLTYGNPDVTFEQVQNACRIAQADSFIQQLPKKYQTPVGERGMCLSGGQRQRLGIARALLMDPDVLIFDEATSSLDSESEQAIQRAMRSILGTRTTIIIAHRLSTIREVDKIVVLDRGSIAEVGSHEELLYKRGLYYHLHSIQTSTSNEWQPLAS from the coding sequence ATGGCAACTTTTCGAGACGTTGTTGGCTACTATCGCCCCTATTGGTCGGTCGCGCTTGCCAGCACTGTCGGTATCTGCGTTTTTCAGTTAATTGACCTCGTAACGCCTTATACGATGGGGCAAATTCTTAATGCCCTCTCTGGACAACCTGTTGATTGGATTGTGCAATCGCTAGCAAACTGGGTCGCGGGGCAGACAGCTCATTCGCCAGATCGTGCTTTTACGATCGGTGCTCTTTTAGGAGTGATTTTTCTCGTCACTGTTGTACGTGCTCCCATTCAACCCTGGATCAGTTCTTGGCTTAATTGGAGTACTGCCTTGCGAGCCAGACGAGATAACTTTGAAAGGTCGTTGGAAAAGTTATTAAGCCTGCCGTTGAAGTTTTATGATGACCACAATTCAGGATGGGTTTCGTCTCGTATTACAAATGGAATTATTAACCATACCTGGGCATTTGGTGAAGTCGCAGGACAATTAATTCCAAAACTGTTTCGGCTATTGGGAATTTTTGTTATCGTCTGTTTCATTGAATGGAAGATTGCGATCGTTCTAATCACTTCATTTATCGTGATCCTCACGCTTAATTTACGCGGAATTCATCATTTAATTAAACAGCAGAAGCGGGTTGAACAATATCGAGAGAGCACCGAAAGCCGCATTGCAGAGATTGTCACCAACATCAAAACAGTAAAAGCATTTGCAACAGAGCGAGCTGAACTATCAAAGCAGCGACGACGATTCGATCGTGAGTTTAAAGTGTTGCAGCATCGTGTCCATACAGGTTTTGTCAAACTAAATTGTCGCCAGAATGTTTTAGTTCAACTCTGCGTATTTTTGGTACTATCGTTCACGCTCTATGCTGCAATCCGCCAAGAGATTTCACTCGGACATTTCATTACCACGTTTACAATCACAAATATGGCGTATGCCGAACTCAGCCCAATTCATGGCTTGATTGAAACACTGGCACGCCGTTATGTCCCGATGCTGCACTTTCACGAGTTGATGGAGCAGCCACTCGGCGTAGATTCTCCTTTAACCAGCTACACTCAATCCACACCCTACCAGTTTCAAGGTAAGCTGCATTTTCACAGCCTCAACTTTAGCTACGATCCAAAGCATGAAGTGTTGCACGACATTAATCTTCTGATTGAACCCTGCCAAACCATAGCTTTGATTGGACGATCCGGTTCTGGCAAATCAACTTTGATGAAGCTGCTGTTCCGCTATTTTGAGCCAGATCAAGGCAGAATTTTAATTGATGGAGATGACATTCGATCGCTTGATATTGCTGAATATCGAAGAAGATTGGCGATCGTTCACCAAGATGTAGACCTGTTTAATGGCACGTTGCTGGATAACTTAACTTATGGCAATCCAGATGTCACATTTGAGCAGGTTCAAAATGCTTGTCGGATTGCTCAAGCTGATTCCTTTATCCAGCAATTGCCTAAAAAATATCAAACACCAGTTGGTGAGCGCGGCATGTGTCTCTCAGGCGGACAACGCCAAAGATTGGGAATTGCCAGAGCATTACTAATGGATCCAGATGTACTTATCTTTGATGAAGCAACATCCAGCTTAGATTCCGAATCAGAACAGGCAATTCAACGGGCAATGCGATCAATCTTAGGTACGCGCACAACGATTATCATTGCCCATCGGCTCAGCACAATTCGAGAAGTTGATAAGATTGTCGTTCTTGACCGAGGCAGTATTGCAGAAGTCGGTAGCCACGAAGAACTCTTGTACAAGAGAGGCTTATACTATCATCTGCATAGCATTCAAACTTCTACTTCTAACGAATGGCAACCTCTTGCAAGCTAG
- a CDS encoding GNAT family N-acetyltransferase has product MLAFSMLPNGSLLRPATHQDKWQIRRLLRNFDQETTRPSQRSPFRKYLGYGILGTLAFYIVMQQGWETLFYPLAIIAVSFLGGWISTALSQDWRKYWVIEQKGQLIACAKLCNYDRYSILYNLLVTPQQRGQGLGTALVMHLSGKAVKPLYLACYPHRTSFYTRLGFEPVLARTLSHLIRHDLGLTTRSELLPMKLE; this is encoded by the coding sequence ATGCTTGCATTCTCTATGCTTCCCAATGGCTCTCTCTTGCGCCCCGCAACCCATCAGGATAAGTGGCAAATTCGGCGCTTGCTGCGAAACTTCGACCAAGAAACCACTCGTCCCTCTCAGCGATCGCCCTTCAGGAAATATTTGGGATATGGCATTCTGGGAACCCTCGCCTTTTACATCGTGATGCAGCAGGGATGGGAAACCCTTTTCTATCCTCTCGCCATTATTGCAGTTTCGTTTTTGGGAGGCTGGATCAGCACTGCCCTTTCCCAGGACTGGCGAAAATATTGGGTAATTGAGCAAAAGGGACAGTTAATCGCCTGTGCTAAGCTCTGCAATTACGATCGCTATTCAATTTTGTACAACTTGCTGGTTACGCCTCAACAGCGAGGGCAGGGTTTGGGAACAGCACTGGTCATGCATCTGAGCGGCAAGGCTGTTAAACCCCTCTATCTTGCCTGCTACCCGCACCGGACAAGTTTTTACACGCGCTTAGGATTTGAACCTGTCTTGGCTCGAACCCTCTCCCACTTGATCCGGCATGACCTCGGACTAACAACGCGATCGGAACTACTGCCAATGAAGCTGGAGTGA
- the bioD gene encoding dethiobiotin synthase, which yields MLNALLITGTESGVGKTVLASSLIAYWQRHLNASQLGVMKPIARGSADPEHYHRLLNQSIESINPTQLEATLATPSDLEKIWRQLEILSGDREFVLVEGLEGLGSPITLETTVADLAWDWRIPAVLVVPVQPGTVPHAVANVALANQARLHLKGIILNCVTPCHPQELEDWASVDLIESLTQKPVLGCIPHLTDSTDQSKLAQIASNLELERLIPGL from the coding sequence TTGTTGAACGCGCTATTGATTACAGGTACAGAGAGTGGAGTCGGCAAAACAGTTCTTGCTTCATCGCTAATTGCCTACTGGCAGCGCCATCTTAACGCTTCTCAGCTGGGCGTGATGAAACCGATCGCCCGTGGTAGTGCTGACCCAGAACACTATCATCGCCTGCTCAATCAATCGATCGAATCTATCAATCCAACTCAGCTTGAGGCAACCCTGGCTACTCCGAGCGACCTGGAAAAAATTTGGCGACAGCTTGAAATTCTCAGCGGCGATCGAGAATTTGTGTTGGTGGAAGGGCTGGAGGGTCTGGGTTCCCCGATTACCCTCGAAACCACAGTTGCAGATCTCGCCTGGGATTGGCGCATTCCTGCTGTCCTGGTTGTGCCTGTGCAGCCTGGAACCGTTCCTCATGCAGTTGCGAACGTTGCTTTAGCGAATCAGGCAAGGCTTCATCTGAAGGGAATTATTCTGAACTGCGTGACGCCCTGTCATCCTCAAGAACTCGAAGATTGGGCATCAGTGGATCTGATTGAGTCTCTTACCCAAAAGCCTGTTCTAGGTTGCATCCCTCATCTCACTGACTCGACTGATCAATCCAAGCTCGCCCAGATTGCTTCAAATCTAGAGCTAGAGCGGCTAATTCCAGGCTTATAG
- a CDS encoding DUF3318 domain-containing protein, with protein MNLDSELYRLIDLMPASGRMYCKIINRPEQPIVISAELPLPWQQNRPIAINFDLWKQLTQPQRDLLLLRTVSWLLSIQWFKVDLYQGLIAAGLAGTLIELIQADAAGIVVSSGLTLVAAAQIWRKSHNTQNQLAADEKAVQVAQRRGYTESDAAHHLLEAIEAVARIENRPTLDFTDLIRCQNLRSIAGTSAIEVPDGVRQQG; from the coding sequence ATGAACCTTGACTCCGAACTCTACCGCCTGATTGACCTGATGCCAGCTTCTGGGCGGATGTATTGCAAGATTATTAACCGACCCGAACAGCCGATCGTCATCTCAGCTGAATTGCCGCTACCCTGGCAGCAAAACCGCCCGATCGCCATTAATTTTGATTTGTGGAAACAGTTGACTCAACCTCAGCGAGATTTGCTGCTGCTGCGAACAGTGAGTTGGCTGCTGTCGATCCAGTGGTTCAAGGTTGACCTTTATCAGGGGTTAATTGCCGCAGGGTTGGCAGGAACCCTAATCGAACTCATTCAAGCAGACGCTGCCGGAATCGTTGTTTCCAGTGGCTTAACGCTGGTCGCTGCAGCTCAGATCTGGCGCAAAAGTCACAATACTCAAAATCAACTGGCAGCAGACGAAAAAGCAGTTCAAGTTGCTCAACGTCGCGGCTATACCGAAAGCGATGCAGCTCATCATCTTTTGGAAGCGATCGAAGCAGTCGCTCGAATTGAAAATCGCCCCACACTCGATTTTACAGACCTGATCCGCTGCCAAAACCTGCGCTCAATTGCTGGAACCTCTGCGATCGAAGTTCCTGATGGAGTGCGGCAGCAGGGATAA
- a CDS encoding M20 family metallopeptidase: MLATSLPVLSHDLSRVRNEIQSLQAQLVEWRRALHQRPELGFREHLTAQFVVEKLQQWNIPHQTEIAQTGIVATVSGRQAGPVLAIRADMDALPIQEQNTVPYRSQHDGVMHACGHDGHTAIALGTAYYLSQHPEAFAGTVKFIFQPAEEGPGGAKPMIAAGVLENPQVDAIIGLHLWNNLPLGTVGVRDGALMAAVELFDCTIHGKGGHGAMPHQTVDSIVVSAQIINALQTIVARNIDPLKAGVVTIGKFQAGHARNVIADTAQMSGTVRYFDPSLQGFFKERVEQIIAGICHSHGATYSLDYRDLYIPVMNDRSIAELVRSVAETVVETPAGIVPECQTMGGEDMSFFLQEVPGCYFFLGSANIDKELAYPHHHPRFDFDEIALGMGVEIFVRCVEKFCLPAS; the protein is encoded by the coding sequence ATGCTTGCAACGTCTTTACCCGTTCTCTCTCATGATCTCTCCCGAGTCCGGAATGAAATTCAATCACTCCAGGCTCAGCTTGTGGAGTGGCGACGCGCCCTGCATCAGCGCCCAGAATTGGGCTTCCGAGAACACTTGACGGCTCAATTTGTGGTTGAAAAACTACAGCAGTGGAACATTCCGCATCAGACGGAGATTGCTCAAACCGGAATTGTGGCAACGGTGAGCGGCAGACAAGCGGGACCCGTCCTGGCAATCCGGGCAGATATGGATGCACTCCCAATCCAGGAGCAAAATACGGTTCCCTACCGATCGCAGCATGATGGCGTTATGCATGCTTGCGGTCATGATGGGCATACAGCCATTGCGTTGGGCACAGCCTACTATCTCTCACAGCATCCCGAAGCCTTTGCTGGCACAGTCAAATTTATCTTTCAGCCGGCGGAAGAGGGACCAGGCGGTGCCAAACCAATGATTGCAGCAGGTGTGTTAGAGAATCCTCAGGTAGATGCCATTATTGGGCTTCACTTGTGGAATAACCTGCCCTTAGGCACAGTAGGCGTGCGCGATGGGGCACTGATGGCAGCCGTTGAACTCTTTGACTGCACCATTCATGGCAAAGGTGGGCATGGCGCAATGCCTCATCAAACGGTCGATTCAATTGTCGTGAGTGCTCAGATCATTAATGCCTTACAAACGATCGTCGCTCGTAATATTGATCCACTAAAGGCAGGGGTTGTCACGATTGGTAAGTTCCAGGCAGGTCATGCCCGTAACGTGATTGCGGATACTGCCCAAATGAGCGGCACGGTTCGCTATTTTGATCCTAGTCTTCAAGGTTTTTTTAAGGAGCGAGTGGAGCAAATCATCGCTGGCATTTGTCACAGTCACGGTGCAACTTATAGTCTCGACTATCGAGATTTGTACATCCCAGTGATGAACGATCGAAGCATTGCAGAACTGGTGCGATCGGTGGCTGAAACTGTCGTGGAAACACCCGCCGGAATTGTGCCCGAATGCCAAACCATGGGCGGCGAAGATATGTCCTTCTTTTTACAGGAAGTGCCCGGATGCTACTTTTTCTTAGGCTCTGCCAATATTGACAAGGAGCTTGCCTACCCCCACCACCATCCTCGCTTTGACTTTGATGAAATTGCGTTGGGGATGGGAGTCGAAATTTTTGTGCGCTGCGTCGAAAAATTCTGCCTGCCTGCTTCCTGA
- a CDS encoding alpha/beta hydrolase gives MVKTIDVLGFPHAYELSAPTDNPFVLVFVHGWLLSRAYWQPVIEQLTPHYQCLTYDLRGFGDSRQDIKIQATAASIGEELNVSLSSPILETVGATANGTTIDRLVERPDAAADCSEYTPAAYARNLIHLLQGLNIGQAWLVGHSLGGSIALWAADLAPEMIAGVICVNAGGGIYLKEEFERFRAAGEQLVKFRPRWLACCPLLDILLTRMNVARPIARKWGRQRLLDLLSADLSAALGSLLDSTTEDEVHRLPQVVSRLQQPIHFVAGENDLVMEPKYVRHLASFHPSFEFCGENVSEISNCGHLAMVEQPEAVAAEIRSILVKHGCV, from the coding sequence ATGGTTAAGACCATTGATGTTTTGGGGTTTCCCCATGCTTATGAACTGTCTGCTCCTACAGATAATCCGTTTGTCCTAGTATTTGTCCATGGCTGGCTGTTAAGTCGTGCTTACTGGCAACCTGTTATTGAACAACTGACTCCGCACTATCAATGTTTGACCTATGATCTGCGTGGATTTGGTGACTCTCGACAGGACATCAAAATTCAGGCAACTGCTGCCTCAATCGGTGAAGAACTGAATGTGTCCTTGTCAAGCCCGATTCTGGAAACGGTTGGCGCAACAGCGAATGGAACAACGATCGATCGACTTGTAGAACGCCCTGATGCCGCTGCTGATTGCAGTGAATATACCCCTGCTGCTTATGCCCGAAATTTGATCCACTTGCTTCAAGGCTTGAACATCGGTCAGGCTTGGCTGGTTGGTCACTCTCTTGGTGGAAGTATTGCGCTTTGGGCAGCAGATCTGGCTCCTGAAATGATTGCAGGCGTAATTTGTGTGAATGCAGGCGGCGGAATCTATTTAAAAGAAGAATTTGAGCGATTTCGGGCTGCGGGGGAACAGCTTGTTAAATTCCGTCCTCGTTGGCTTGCCTGTTGTCCTCTGCTCGATATCCTCCTGACTCGAATGAATGTTGCCCGTCCGATCGCCCGGAAGTGGGGAAGACAGCGTCTGCTCGATCTGCTGAGTGCTGACCTCAGCGCCGCTCTCGGCTCATTGCTTGACTCCACAACTGAGGACGAGGTGCATCGCTTGCCCCAGGTTGTTTCCCGCTTGCAGCAGCCAATTCATTTTGTGGCCGGAGAAAATGACCTGGTGATGGAGCCAAAATATGTTCGTCACCTGGCAAGTTTCCATCCATCCTTTGAGTTCTGCGGCGAAAACGTTAGTGAAATTTCCAACTGCGGACATTTGGCAATGGTCGAACAGCCTGAAGCGGTGGCGGCGGAGATCCGATCGATTCTGGTAAAGCATGGCTGTGTGTAA